Proteins found in one Quercus robur chromosome 2, dhQueRobu3.1, whole genome shotgun sequence genomic segment:
- the LOC126712201 gene encoding deSI-like protein At4g17486 isoform X1, which produces MKFRSKKGWKSIMPIRLKSKSATRFCVFPKMKSTSYGPGNTPVYLNVYDLTPMNGYVYWAGFGIFHSGVEVHGLEYAFGAHDYPSSGVFEVEPRQCPGFKFRKSIFIGTTSLDPIQVREFMERQSASYNGDTYHLIAKNCNHFCKDVCYKLTGKSIPKWVNRLAKIGSVCNCILPKALKISAVRHDPSYQLYDSEKKRLRSAFSCLSSISMRQKQLSTSSLFLQSPLKGCLPPWELRRSNNGSLKER; this is translated from the exons ATGAAGTTTAGATCAAAGAAAGGATGGAAATCCATTATGCCTATTCGTTTGAAAAGCAAATCAGCCACCCGTTTTTGTGTGTTTCCTAAGATGAAGTCAACTAGCTATGGTCCAGGCAACACACCAGTCTATCTCAATGTATACGACTTGACTCCCATGAATGGCTATGTCTATTGGGCAGGCTTTGGTATCTTTCACTCTGGCGTGGAAG TTCATGGTTTAGAATATGCATTTGGAGCTCATGACTACCCATCAAGTGGTGTTTTTGAGGTTGAACCTCGGCAATGCCCAGGCTTCAAGTTCAGGAAGTCGATTTTTATTGGGACTACAAGCTTGGACCCTATTCAGGTGAGAGAGTTCATGGAGCGCCAATCAGCGAGCTATAATGGTGATACATATCACTTAATTGCCAAGAACTGCAATCATTTCTGCAAGGATGTATGTTACAAGCTGACTGGAAAATCAATTCCAAAATGGGTAAATCGACTGGCAAAAATAG GTTCAGTATGCAACTGCATACTTCCTAAAGCCCTCAAGATCTCTGCTGTGAGGCATGACCCTAGTTACCAACTGTATGATAGTGAGAAGAAGAGGCTACGAAGTGCCTTCAGTTGCCTGTCTTCTATCTCAATGAGGCAAAAGCAATTGTCTACGTCTTCATTGTTTCTACAATCACCCTTGAAAGGCTGCTTACCACCATGGGAATTGAGAAGGTCTAACAATGGTTCCTTGAAAGAAAGATGA
- the LOC126712201 gene encoding deSI-like protein At4g17486 isoform X2, with protein sequence MKFRSKKGWKSIMPIRLKSKSATRFCVFPKMKSTSYGPGNTPVYLNVYDLTPMNGYVYWAGFGIFHSGVEVHGLEYAFGAHDYPSSGVFEVEPRQCPGFKFRKSIFIGTTSLDPIQVREFMERQSASYNGDTYHLIAKNCNHFCKDVCYKLTGKSIPKWVNRLAKIVCNCILPKALKISAVRHDPSYQLYDSEKKRLRSAFSCLSSISMRQKQLSTSSLFLQSPLKGCLPPWELRRSNNGSLKER encoded by the exons ATGAAGTTTAGATCAAAGAAAGGATGGAAATCCATTATGCCTATTCGTTTGAAAAGCAAATCAGCCACCCGTTTTTGTGTGTTTCCTAAGATGAAGTCAACTAGCTATGGTCCAGGCAACACACCAGTCTATCTCAATGTATACGACTTGACTCCCATGAATGGCTATGTCTATTGGGCAGGCTTTGGTATCTTTCACTCTGGCGTGGAAG TTCATGGTTTAGAATATGCATTTGGAGCTCATGACTACCCATCAAGTGGTGTTTTTGAGGTTGAACCTCGGCAATGCCCAGGCTTCAAGTTCAGGAAGTCGATTTTTATTGGGACTACAAGCTTGGACCCTATTCAGGTGAGAGAGTTCATGGAGCGCCAATCAGCGAGCTATAATGGTGATACATATCACTTAATTGCCAAGAACTGCAATCATTTCTGCAAGGATGTATGTTACAAGCTGACTGGAAAATCAATTCCAAAATGGGTAAATCGACTGGCAAAAATAG TATGCAACTGCATACTTCCTAAAGCCCTCAAGATCTCTGCTGTGAGGCATGACCCTAGTTACCAACTGTATGATAGTGAGAAGAAGAGGCTACGAAGTGCCTTCAGTTGCCTGTCTTCTATCTCAATGAGGCAAAAGCAATTGTCTACGTCTTCATTGTTTCTACAATCACCCTTGAAAGGCTGCTTACCACCATGGGAATTGAGAAGGTCTAACAATGGTTCCTTGAAAGAAAGATGA